The Oscillatoria acuminata PCC 6304 genomic interval CCCCCCATTCCCAACTGAATTAGTACATCGGGAAGCATCATTTGCACACGGTGTAACAGCACTTCCCGCAACAGTGCAAAGGATTGGGGAGTCGGCAACTGAATCCCACTAGAGGCAGCCCCTTCCTGGGGAAAGATTGTCTCAATCAGTCGCTGGTACTCTGCCGGTTTTAGGAAATTATCCAGTTGCACAAAACTGGATTCAATGAGTTTCTGAGGGGGTGGGGGTGGGGGACTGGGTTCGAGTTGTCGAGATGGGGGTTCTAAGTTCAGGGATTCTATAGGGATGGGAGGAACTGTGGCGATCGCCGCGATCGCATCCGGAGGAATGTACAAACAAGATCCATCCTCTTCATTGGGTATTTTAAATACATCTTTTCCCCCATTCTTCCCCCGATTGCTTAATGCTTGAAATAACTCTTGCAGCAACGGTGCATCTGCCATTAAGGATAGTTCATATTGATGACCACCCGTCATCATCACAATCACTTGGACCAGGTTCGATTCTAATTCCATAGATTCCATTTTTCTCAGCAATTTACAAGATTATTTGAGAGTTTATAGCAGTTATCCTCGTGAGGGGGCTTCAGCCGCGTCACGCCGCTTTGGAGGCTCTGCCTCCAGTCCCCAAGCAAGGGTTTAATCTGCAAAGAGGTTCTCTAAACTTAGACAGTCTCCATACAGGCGGCAGAGCCGCTAAGAATGTGTGACGCGGCAGAGCCACGTCACAAGAAAAACCTCTACCTTACAAGAAAAACCTCTACCTTTTTACTCTTCAAAATCATTATGAACCAAAAAGTTCATGAAAGAAATTGAAATCGAAACATCCAGGGATTTCACCTGATGCCACCATCCCACAGGCAGAAATAAGACCTCTC includes:
- a CDS encoding 2OG-Fe(II) oxygenase, which encodes MELESNLVQVIVMMTGGHQYELSLMADAPLLQELFQALSNRGKNGGKDVFKIPNEEDGSCLYIPPDAIAAIATVPPIPIESLNLEPPSRQLEPSPPPPPPQKLIESSFVQLDNFLKPAEYQRLIETIFPQEGAASSGIQLPTPQSFALLREVLLHRVQMMLPDVLIQLGMGGFPLTEMEAQEIPTHAIEGQSISTDGNSPETALRVVNFCYFFYKTPKPFTGGELLVYDSQLLNNQVSVAQSYKTVEPRQNSIVFFLTSNAYEVLRVYPNSPAFRDRCFRVQGWMRRSG